TCCTCCATTCTTAGGCCTCCCCTCCTAACCCCTCTCATcaactcatttcttttgccccaTTCTTAGGACACAAAGGCCCAAACCATGCTAACTCCCACCTGGTTGGTCTGTTTCGGGAGGGCTAGCCTGGAACTCGAGCCTGACATTGCTACAGGAACTCTCTAGGCCTACTGGGCAAGTTGATTTGAAGCCCTCGAATTCCCTAAGGAGGAAGAAGATTGTCTGGCATTAATTCCAGTCCCCAATGCATGTGTTATTGTCGTTTTGTTCTTATTTGATCAATTGTGGGCATTAGGCAACAATTGGGTTTCCTTTTGCTATTCTGGACACTGATATCTGGAATATGTGTCCAGCAATTTTACACTTCTATCTCTTAGTTTATATGGGTAATTAATTTAACAATTTTAGATTGTTCAAAAGGCATTGTGCACTTGGGGCATCCTGACAAATGGCGTTTGGTTTGTAGTTAGCTTTTATCTTGAAGTCACAGATGTGATATGTTCATTACATAGCTTTTTGGGTTCTGATTTTTCTAGCTGTCATGTTGTGTCCCAGCTATTGGCAGTAATATCAGGTTACATTTGATTTCCAGGTTCACAATTTTCTTGCAAAAGCTAGTCCTCATAAGGTACGTGTTCTTGTCCCAGTTTCATTGTTTTCCATGtgtttcttttgtatttttatttttcattcttgGGATTCACTGTTCTTTACATTTACTCTCTGACATAATTGCTTATGAGTGACATCTTGTTCAATAACGCCAAATAGTTAGCTGTAATTAAATTTACTTGGATTGCATGTGATTGCCTTAAAAAAATGCTGGAAAGGCAACAAAGTTTTGgataaattttcattttcttaacaAATGCAAGAATTTTGGGGTGTTGAATGAATTGTAACTGTTTTTGTCTCTGGTGAATTAATTTGCTGAATTGTGATTTGAAATCTTTGGCAACTGCTTTAAAGTTGTAGGCAAGAGTAAACTTATCATTTCGCCAATTATAAATACAACCAGTATTTTGAAGAAAGATATTGTTGGAGAGAAGAAACTGGGATTATGTCAGTCAAACGAGATAAGAACTCGTAGAGCCACCGTAATTCTAAATATATATTCTTGAGGACAAAGGTAAACCCTGACCGCATAAAAGATAAAACAAATGCAACCCTATTACTGAAAAAACTAATGCTGCCCTAATACCCCGACCTGGGGGGTGCATAAATATCACTCGACCCCAGCTTGGTTTGTAGTAGAGAAAGCAATTCCAAACATGGCCTTAATGAACAAATCTCCAAACTGGTTACAGTACAGCAAAATGGCAAAGCCACAATCTTCTTCATGACAACATTTCTCACAAAAATGAcagtcaacttcaatgtgcttggtccttTTTATGAGATGCAGGATTACTTGCAATGTGGACTGTGGTGTGACAATCACAAAACATGTTATAGGCTTTGTAAGCAGAAATCCCATCTTTGACATAAGAGACTTCAGCCATATTAACTCATAAACAATATGGGCCATAGCACTAGATACTTATTTAGCATTTGTTCTTGTGATTGTAGCATGCATACATGATACAACCatagtcttaaatttccacgaaattatcGAAATTTCCATAGAAAATTTCCATTTtttgtcaccctcgaaatcgaaatggatGTCAATTTCCATCTTTCATAATCGTCATCAAAATTTCaataaatcatccaaaatttattgaaatcttaaaattttactagaatttgttgaaatttaaaCTATATGATGAAATTTCCTTAGAATTCAAATATGAGGTTTagataaacaacaacaacaacagcaacaaaacgaagccttaagccccactaggtggggttgactacatgaatcattttttgccaatttatgctATCATGGACAATTTTGGTAATTTCAAGGCCGTTAagtccttactcactatctcattccaagttatttaggTCTACCACTACACTTTTCTCCCTTAGAGTAACTAACTCTTCCTTattggtgcactatgtggcctacgttgcaagtaacctaaccatggttttaaataacggccgttacgtagcgtaacggccgatacgtaacggaaATCGGAAGCCccgaaaccgatacgggccgataatgcggttcggaaaaaattcacggccgtaacAGCCGTTACGGAGGCGTAACGGCACGTAACGGCCGATTCTCCAACGTTACACTTCGTAacgtccgttacggaccgttacatggccgacagTCGCAGATTCGCTGAAGGATTTCTGCTgcaggcagcaggcagcagcgctgctttccccctccccagtccccacactcatctgccattcaaagggtaaaatggaaagttacaaactgaccttgaaaatttgttggcgCCTGGCGgaagcaataagaaggcttcgaagcctgagagtgagcacaccgaggctaccgagcagatctactcatcttGCAGTTCCAGCAACTTGGCGAGTCACCAGCGACGGCGAAAGGTCTGCAGcagctccgccagtcgtcgcagtcggcaccttcctccgccagtcgtcgcagtcgccACCAGCCAGCCTCTCGTTTTAAGCTTCGGAGGCTCGGAGCTTGGCGTCATCTCTGCTTTGTGCTTCGCAGTTCGCAGCCTTCGCTCCTTCGAGCTCCTTCGAGTTCCCTCGAATCCCTCCCCTCTCTCGCTCTGAGTCGACTACCAGGCCCAGCGTATGAGACACTCTAACTCTtaacactcaacacccacagcacttttcattatgtttttttttttttttaaattatattttgttgttcacagcacttttcattctgttttttttttttaattatattttgttgttcccacagcacttttcattatgttttttttttttttttaaattatattttgttgttcccATAGCACTtttcattctgtttttttttttaaattatattttgttgtaaaataggtttgttaaattgaattaaaaaaaaaaaagtaatttaatagagtaaaaaattagaaatcattaataattatgtaaaataaaattttcttaatttataaatattttaattgtattatattttttgaaagataattatgaaaattaattccatgacatagcaagcaattattaatagtatataattaatattttttaaggttagtaaataattaatatttaccaataataattgaagccttttttataataatatttgaatatcaataatccactactgcattcaccatctaaacaaagcattaaaataatgtatgtacacaagacatccatgtgatggcattttatattatctaggcttaattgagctatatttttcaccattcttaaagaattctaaggaatactctgcacaattattataatatttagtcttaggatttgccaaattctaaggaatactctgcacaattattataatatttagtcttaggatttgccaaacttatagaaataaaattaattcatggcaccaattggctaacatactatttatgtcaGCTGGACGAAGTGgttattttgataaagaagatatcatattcactcccatctattgaaaaaatattgaataatgttcatattataaaataaaaaaaaattaaataacatctgtcacccattttatgttacatgtgtatctacttgccatttcttgagtagggtgaccctgtttattaatattttttaagttttaatacatcattttgaccttaaatttaaaattaggtaaaataaatgtttacatctattttttgtttttagttatcaaataaagtaaaatttgataacttaataataaaaaaattaacctaatagttaatacattaataaatctgatttttactaattactactggaatttatagaaaaatttaattttaatccatatactgagaaaatgcttaaaaaattaaatagtcaatttgtaatgtatggatctctatttgtgatgctatgatgtatatgaaagtagagcaaaaatctttttcacctgttaatttcttatagttataaatgaaaataaaatcaagctatgaaaaataataaaaatatctttttaaagataaagaaatatattttttttgtaataaaatatctaatattttataattttgtttatttaaatataaaaataataaacattacttattatttttaatcaaatattatactttatttttacgtaataagtatttaaaattaggactatttagtacttattatttaatatttactaaatactaattatattattcctgtcattgtagaaaggttgtaactttgtattttctttatattttgtgtagagatcatcaaattaagtctatcaatatgtcacgtgatagaggaaatgaaaacttacctagtgaggatattggatggcattttggtactgcggtagacggtaatagacatgttattatgtgtaagttatgtgggaagataatcaaagggggcattacacgcttgaaacaacacttggcacataaaaagggtcaagtagctggatgctcaaatgtgaccacacaagtaagagaacaaatgatgaaacatctacaacagtatgctgagaagaaaagagataaacaaaaaaggcaagaagaagcagaagcccaaattagaggagattttgagaatttgagcgatgaagaagacttagaagaagaaagtatgagatttgctcgacaagaaagcatgcgatcacaacaacaatgggaagaaagacaaagatttcgagcaagaacaactggaagaggtaatatttatgaagagggaggtggctctggcagtggtgctaccagtggtttcaatagagcaggagctcgatcttataatggtcgagaagctggaggtagtggacgacaatggatcaatcctgatgcccctgaagctagactaaaggcaatggatcctattttagaaagaagcaagagtgcgaaacaaccaaaactcaacacaaagttactgaaaggtttaagaagtaaattaggaaaagcggttggaaaattcctaatttataatcggattccagcgaatgtagctgactctccatttatgcaacctatgcttgatattgctgcagaggttggaaagggggtgaagggtccatcaccctatgagatatctgaaatttatttggagcaagagtatcaagaaatgaaaaattatatagcttcttttgctggaatttggaaggaaagaggtgtaacacttatgtgtgatggttggtcaggaccaactagaaaacacattataaactttttagtttattgcgatagaggcaccgtgtttcacaaatcagttgatgcctctgatgtgccaagcagaacagctgaatattatttcaggtaattttctaattttaattgtatatgcaaatagtattatggacttgcatgtttttaattaaatagtagtaattattgaatctataatttcattttagattaatggatgaggtggttgaagaaattggagaggagaatgttgttcaagtagtgactgataatgaagctgcaatgaaggcaggaggaaaattattgatgcagaagaggcccaatctctattggacagcatgtgcagctcattgcatagaccttattcttgaagatattggtaagaaaagtaacgtgaagaaggtcttagaagatgcaagaacaataacctcatttatttacaaccacacatggacagtgaatttcatgaagaaattcacaaataatagagagttacttcgccctgccatcactcgatttgccacaaatttcattgctttggagactattgtcaggcataaacaagcactaagggaaatgtttacatctgatgcttggaaaaactcaagatttggaatggcaaaatcaggcccagcatatgattcgaagaaattatcttaggcaaagagttttggcaaaaggcctctgatataattaaagtgcaagaacccttggtgaaagttcttaaattggttgatggtgatgaaaaaccaaccatgggcttcatatacgaggcaattgatagggcgaagttggccattcaaaaagattgccggttttacaaagattattggaaaattattgacaaccggtggagttttcagttgcaccaagatttgcacgctgctggtaagtgtaaatcaaatacaatttcttattattttaacttttaaattatgcatagttgcattagaaaactattgattaatatgtttctaaatttaattgtagggtattttttgaacccacaatttctttatggtgccccaccctctcctgaagttgctagagaagtcatggatggagttaaaaaagtgataaccaagttggtacccgatatagatactcaaattcgggctattaatcaagtaagtattggttccattaaattgaataatgaattgttctagtattctgtaatacttttaagaataattattaatacatctaattaattaattttatttcacaatcatccttttttagttgttgctatatcgagataggcaagagacttttggaaccccattggctcaaagggcagtgaaacaaacaaatcctggtaaatatgactatatagctaaataatggaaaattactctattttctctctttgtgttcaaatttgacttttgaaatacgctatactaatataaaactctttttaattattaatgcagctgaatggtggattcattatggcttgtgtgctcctgaactccaaagaatagcaattagagttcttagccagaccacatcagcttcgaactgtgagcgtaattggagcacctttagcctcatccatacgaaaacaagaaatagattaaagtacatgagactacaaaacttgttttcgtacattacaacatgaggttaaagttaagacgtacaatgagaagaagccaacgagaaattgaagagggtttcaatcctatcaatttggactacattttcgaagaagatgatcctttaagtcaatggttagaggagagagagacaccactactcgacggtcaggacaattcaaattggttaaatgaagaggttggtggtactacagaaggaggtgatcaaccaccaataaacgcgcatgatgattcaagttcaagccctgaacgtacacaaagtgatgacaatcttggtttgagcccaccaagtgatgatgatggtaatagtggtgctggagctggggttggggggggtggcagtggtggtggtggaggcggcggttgtagaatataattatggatatgatacagggacatcatttggaagggatatatatccttctgatccttatggactacatgacatacctgaaaattatgacttgggtattcctccaaggaaccaatcttcacaacccaggagaaggagtgctcgtggtgaccctaacgattctactgaagattcatatggtgtggttcgtagttttggcgactttggtttagatcgttcatcatcacaatcatatggatctcatccagcatatccacattatgcatctcgtgactcacatttttatcccagtggatcaggaatctcaggatctagtgagtcttcttctacacactacccagagccagcccctgccccaacttatagacattattcaggagaattttcatcaccagtacattttcaagagcaacaacaaaatgacgtaaacttgggttcattcaactatgtatttccacaaggatggggagataatttcccatcccaatcccaagatacagatgcaaattatgaagaccctccacgtcattctttttggtggtgacatgtgttatgttacaaatttgtaatattgtattcatgtattttcaactatttattgatatttgatattaatcactttttaaattcatgtatgtgtaatgtgtatattgagtattaagtctattgagtattgattcatttttagtaactttatgactttaattaattgattcttacatttctacatctttttactcattaaagtaatgtaaactataaaaaaaatatgttttttttttgtaaacagcgcactaaaattaatataaaaatcataatgcctattaaaaagcatttgtaggttgaaaaaaagccttcaaaattcattaaaaatcatgtattaatggatttcatgcttattttttaat
The Malania oleifera isolate guangnan ecotype guangnan chromosome 13, ASM2987363v1, whole genome shotgun sequence DNA segment above includes these coding regions:
- the LOC131146632 gene encoding uncharacterized protein LOC131146632, translating into MGFIYEAIDRAKLAIQKDCRFYKDYWKIIDNRWSFQLHQDLHAAGYFLNPQFLYGAPPSPEVAREVMDGVKKVITKLVPDIDTQIRAINQVSIGSIKLNNELF